ACCTGTTCTTTCACGTGCCCATGTGGTTTGGCATGATCCTCATTCTGCTCATCTCAGTGGTGTACTCCATTAAGTACCTGCGCACGCCTTCGTTGAGGAACGATGTGCTGGCGGTAGAGTCTGCCAAGGTGGGCATCTTGTTTGGCGTGCTAGGCATTGTGACGGGCATGGAGTGGGCACGTTTCACGTGGGGCGAATTCTGGAGCAATGACCCCAAGCAAAATGCCTCGGCCATTGGCCTTCTCATTTACTTTGCCTACCTGATCTTGCGCGGGTCTTTCCAGGACCATCAGCAGCGGGCCCGCATTGGCGCCGTCTACAACATCTTCGCGTTTGCGGCCTTGATTCCCTTGCTCTTTATCTTGCCCAGGCTCACAGATTCATTGCACCCGGGCAACGGGGGCAATCCAGGTTTCAACTCCTATGACCTGGACAGTCGCCTGAGAGCTGTTTTCTATCCGGCGGTGCTGGGTTGGGCGCTCCTGGGAATCTGGGTAGTGAACGTGAAAGCCAGATTTGAACTTTTGAAGCAACAAGTATATGAAAATGTATAAATGGATTTTGGTGCTGCTCCTGTCATGGGTGGCCACTTCTACTGCTCCGGCGCTTGCCCAGTCTCAGTCAGAAACCACCACGGCGGCGGCCTCTTCTTCACAGGTTGAAATGGCCGACGTAATGCGTCAGGACGGCAAGATTTACATTGTAGTGGCGGTGTTGGTGACGGTGTTGATAGGCCTTCTGATTTACCTGATTTCCATTGACAAGAAAGTTGCCAGACTGGAGCGGGAGATAAGGCAATAAAATCGTTTTTAGGCAGTTTTTAGAGAAACAGCCCAAAAACGAAATCCGGCCTCATAAATTATGCCCCCGTGGATTTAATTTAAAGTTAGTGTTGTTAGAAAGGCGGAAAACACCGTCCATGCTTTTACAAACATGAAAAAGATACACATCATCGGAATTCTCATCATTGCTGCGGCCATCACCATCATCATGTCTACGGCGTCAGACGCGAGCGTGTACGTGCCATTCTCTGAGGCCCAGGCCCGCGCCCAGGACGGCGATGACACAAAAGTGCACGTAGTGGGCAGGCTGAAGAAAGACCCCCAAGGCCATATTGTTGGGATGAAATATGACCCCATGATTGACCCTAACTACTTCTCCTTTGTGCTGGTAGATACCAACCGCGTAGAGCAGACGGTGGTGTATTACAATCCCAAACCACAAGACTTTGACCGCTCTGAGCAAGTAGTGATCACCGGCAACATGCAGGGCCAGATGTTTGTGGCAGACAAGATCCTGCTCAAGTGTCCTTCAAAATACACAGAGAACGAGGTGAAAGCCGAAGACGGAAAAACGGCAAGCCTTTAGCATAGTCCTGAGTCTTGAGTCCTGAGTCTTGAGTCATCAAGCAAGGTTTCAATACTCATTATAGATAGTATACAAACACAATTAGCGATTACAGTCCTGCGGCTGAGTTTTAAAGACTCAAGACTCAGGACTCGCGACTCAGAACTCTTTTATAATGGTTAACACGCTTATTGGTGATGTAGGGCATATTAGTGTGATTGTCGCGTTTGTGGCAGCATTGGTGTCTTCTTTTTCCTTCTTCTTCGCCTCCAGGGCAAACTCTTTAGAAAGTGACCAGGCCGCCTGGCGCAAAATGGCCCGCGGGGCTTTCTTTGTGCATGCCCTGGCCGTGGTGGGTATTATCTTCGCGCTGTTCAACATCATTCACGAGCACCGCTACGAGTACCATTACGCCTGGAGTCATTCCTCCAACCACCTGCCGGTGCATTTCATGATCTCCTGCTTCTGGGAAGGCCAGGAAGGGTCTTTCCTGCTCTGGATTTTCTGGCACGCAGTGTTGGGCTTGATTCTGATCAAATACGCTAAGAAGTGGGAAAGCCCGGTGATGGCAGTTTTCTCCTTCGTGCAGCTATTCTTGACGTCCATGATTCTGGGCGTGGTGATAGGTGACTTCAAGCTGGGTAGCTCTCCGTTCATCCTCATGCGTGATTTCATGACAGATGCGCCGGTGTTCCAGATGGACCCTAACTTCATACCAAAAGACGGCACGGGTCTGAACCCGCTGTTGCAGAACTACTGGATGGTGATTCACCCGCCGGTGTTGTTCCTGGGCTTCGCGGCTACCCTGGTGCCGTTTGCGTTTGCCATTGCCGGTCTCTGGAAAAAAGACTTCTCTTCCTGGACCAGACCAGCCTTGCCTTGGGCCCTGTTTGCCGCCGGTATCTTAGGTTTGGGGATCATGATGGGAGCCTACTGGGCCTATGAAACCCTCAACTTTGGCGGGTACTGGAACTGGGATCCGGTAGAAAACGCGGTGTACATTCCTTGGTTGGTCCTGGTAGGTGCTATCCATACCTTGTTGGCCTACCGCAAGAGCAAGACCGCCTTGCGTGCCACCTTTATTCTGTTCATCACCTCGTTCGTACTTATTCTGTACGCTACTTTCTTGACGCGTAGCGGTATCCTGGGTAATGCCTCTGTGCACTCCTTTACAGATTTAGGGATGTCTGGTCAGCTATTCACGTACTTGGCAGCGTTCCTGGTATTATCCATAGCTCTGTTGGTGTACCGCTGGAAATACATTCCAACCACAGAAAAAGAAGTGGCCACCTACAACGGCGAGTTCTGGGTGTTTATTGGAGCAGCGGTGCTGTGCCTAGGCGCGTTCCAGGTGTTGGTGACTACCTCCATTCCGGTGTACAACTCGTTCATGGGCTTCATTGGCGTGAAAACCAACATGGCCCTGCCCGCAGACCAGATTGCGCACTATACTAAGTTCCAGCTGTGGATGGGCGTAGGCATCGCCTTGCTTTCTGGTACGGGTCAATTGCTGTGGTGGCGAAAGCAGAACAACGGCGAGAGCATTTCAGATGTGTTCACCCTGCCTTTCATCTTCACGGGCCTTTTCACTGCCCTTCTGCTTTTATTGAGCAAAACGGGCAACATGGGCCTCGCCGACAAAATCAACAACCCGGTGTATATTGTGGTATTAATTTCGGGCTTGTTCGCCTTCTTCAGCAACCTGCGCGTGCTCTTTACGCTGTTGCAGTCTAAAGTAGCCATTGCCGGCGGTGCGGTAGCGCACATTGGAGTGGCCCTCATGCTACTGGGTATTCTCTTTTCTTCGGGGTATTCCAACATCATTTCCAAGAACATGTCTGGGTTGGTATATGCCCGTGAGTTTGGCGATGATATTAACCGTGACAACGTATTGCTGTGGCGCAATGATGCCACAGACATGGGCCCGTACAAGGTAACTTACAAAGGCCAGTACCTGGAGGTAGAAAACCTTCCAGAGTATGTGAACAAGCAGATGCTGTTCAGGCTGGCAGATGAATACAAGGCAGTGGCCCGTGGTCCGTTGAAAGACGGCGATGAGGTGATTTATAATGCCGGAGATACCATCAACCTTACTTCACCGGAAAACACTTATTACCAGGTAGAGTACAAGCACCGTGAAAGCGGTGATACGTTTACCTTGTACCCACGCGCGCAGGTGAATAAAGAGATGGGCCTTTTGGCTTCGCCAGACGTGAAAATGATGGGCACCAAAGACCTGTACACACACGTTTCTACCATTCCAGACCCCAATGAGGCCAAGGAGTGGGGCGAGATGAAAGAGTATGAGGTGAAGATAGGCGACACCCTGTTCATCAATGACTACGTAGCGGTCTTGAAAGGCATTGAAGCCGCCAAAGACACCCTGATGTTGCAACTGAAACCCGGCGATGTGGCTGTGCAGGCGGACATGCAGATTCTGGGTGAGCGCCGCACGTACCATGCGCACCCCATCTATGCCATCAAAGACCGTATGGTGGGCCGCGTGCCAGAAGAGATTGAAGACCTGGGCATGCGCATCATGCTGCTGGAGATCAACCCAGACAAAGGCCGCTTCATCATTGGTATCAACACCACCCAGAAGGACTACATCATCCTGAAGGCTATGGAGAAACCCTTCATCAGTATTCTCTGGATTGGTACCATCATCATGACCATTGGCTTTACCATGGCCATTGTACGCCATTACAATGACGGCAAGACCAAAGGTGGCAAAGCAGTGTCTAACAAGAAAACCACCGTCCGGGAAAAGCAGATTGCCTAACCAGATTGCAAACAGATAGGAGAGGGAGAACGGGAAACCGTACTCCCTCTTTTTTTACCCGTCCTGTTTTTGACGAGTTTCCAAGAAAAGAGGCTAAATTCCGGCATGTTACCAGAAACCCAACGCCAGGAAGTCTCCATCGCTTCACCCAGAGTGGCCCTGATAGGGGCGGGCAACGTTGCCACGCACTTGGCCCAGGGCCTGAAGGCCGCCGGCGTAGACTTAGCCTGGATGTATAGCCGCACGCAGGCCCACGCCCAGGAGCTGGCGCAAAATGTGGGAGTGCAGGCCATCTCGCACCCAGACTTCACCCAGGCCCCACCCGCAGATGTCTATGTGCTGGCAATTCCAGACCAGGCGTTGGCGCAACTAGCGCAGCTGGCCAAATTTCCAGAGCAGACTTTGGTGGTGCATACCTCAGGCGCGCAGCCTTTGCAGGTGCTAAATGCTCTTGCAGGGGTGAGGAAAGGCGTGTTTTATCCAGTGCAGACGTTCAGCAAGGAGAAGGCCGTGAATTGGAAGAGCATTCCCATTTGCGTGGAGGCAGAACTGGCTGAAGATGAACAACTGTTAAAGCGCCTGGGCTGCCTTTTGTCTGATCAGGTAGAAGTGCTGCGCGGCGAAGACCGAAAACAACTGCACCTGGCCGCCGTCTTTGCCTGTAATTTTACCAACCATTTGTGGGGCATTGCGCAGGAATTGTTGCAGAAGGCGCAGCTGCCTGCTCATTTATTGGAACCGCTCATGCAGGAGACGCTGGAGAAGGCGCGTCAGTTTCCGCCGTTCACGGTACAGACCGGACCCGCCCAGCGTGGGGATGACAACACCATTCAAGCACATTTGCAACTGCTGCAAGACGCGCCTCAATACCAGGAGTTGTACCGCGTTCTCACGCACAGCATCCAGACCACCGCCTCTGATTTTGGCTTGTTTTCTGGAAAACAGGCCAAAAACGACTGATTCCCTTTTGGATAGGGAAGACAAACCCCGCTTGGTTTTGATGGGGGCCGTAGGTTGCCTACCTTTGCACCCTTAATGAACATTGCCCCAGATGAAAGTCGTCAATATAATATATAAGTTCGAAGACGGTACCCCAGATGAAACCCATCTGGGCGCCGAAGGAGAGTCTGTGCTGGATGTAGCCCTCAACAACGGAGTACAATTGCAGCATAACTGCGGCGGCGTGTGCGGCTGCAGCACCTGCCATGTCTACATTGAAAGCGGCATGGATGACCTGCCCGAAATCACGGACAAGGAAGAGGACTTCATTGACCGCGCGGTGAACCCGCGCATCAACTCCAGGCTTGCGTGCCAGTGCGTGGTGCAAGGTGGCCAGGACCTGGTGGTTACCATTCCCAAGCAAGATTTCCTAGGACACTAATTTACAGTGTGCGGTTAACAGTGATTAGTAAACATCGAAAATGATAACTAGTCACTCCTTGCTGTTAACTGTTTACTACTAACTGATAACTGTTATGAATACATCATATGAACCGCCTATCAACTGGGCAGACCATGAGGATATTGCCATGGCGCTTTATGAGAAGTTTGGCGATGAGTTCGGCGAAAGCAAAATCTACCGCATCAGGTTCACAGATCTGCTGGAGTGGATCTTGACCCTGCCTAATTTTGAAGGAACCCGTGAGCAGGCCAATGAAGGCCACCTGGAGCAGATTCAGGCCGCCTGGGTGTATGAGTGGAGAGACAATCAATAGACTGTTGTAACCCCATTTGCCATGCAAGCGCTTCCAGACTTCCGGAACATTTCCACCTTCATCTTTGACGTGGACGGCGTGCTCACAGACGGTACCCTCATGTGTTTTTCTACGGGAGAGCAGGCGCGGTCCTTCAACATCAAGGACGGCTACGCCATCAAGCACGCGCTTAAAAAAGGCTATCGGGTGGCCATCATCTCGGGACGCAATGAGCCGGGCGTTCGCAAGCGCTTGGAGCAACTGGACATCAAGGACATTTACCTGGGCGTGGAGAACAAACTGGACACCTGCCAGAACTACCTCTACTTCCATGGCATTGAGCCAGACACGGTGGTGTTCATGGGAGATGACATGCCTGACCTGGAAGTGATGGAATACTGTGGCATTTCGGCGTGCCCGGCAGACGCCGCCATTGACATCTGTGACATAAGCCAGTACGTGGCCGCGGCAGAAGGTGGCAAGGGCGCCGCCCGCGAATTGATTGAGATGGTGATGAAATTACAGAAGCGCTGGTAAGAAATTTTAGCCGGTTTTCTTTGGTTTTCAAATTATTGTATTGAAAGTTGGTTTTTTTCTAAGAAATCATATATTTACAGTATCATTCATTCTTTCAATTTTTAATTTCTTATGAAAACAGGAACGGTTAAATTCTTCAACGAATCCAAAGGCTACGGCTTTATCACCGAAGAAGGCACCAATGAGGATTTCTTTGTACACGTGACAGGCCTCAACGGAATCCAGATCCAACAGCATGACAAAGTGGAATTCGACACCAAAGAAGGTAAAAAAGGCATTAACGCGGTAAACGTAAAAAAACTCTAATTACCGCTTTCGCATACCCATTTTGTGAACTCTTCTAAAAGCCCCTGCTCTAGGGGCTTTTTTCATTTGTGCCGCCTTTGCCGTACCTTTCCCGCGTCTATCTGCGTTTGTCTGCACGGTGAAAAATCTCCTGTCTCTAATTCGGTTTCCCAATCTGATGATCATGCTGCTCACGCAGGTGCTGGTGCGGTTGTGTTTGGTATTTCCAGAACGGAGCCTGGCCAAGTCGTTTACCTGGCCGTTTGGGGTGCTGCTGCTGGCTACCTTCTGCATTGGCGCGGCTGGCTATATCATCAATGACTACTATGACCTTAAGATAGACCGCATCAACAAGCCAGAGCGCATTGTGGTGGGCAAGGGCCTTACCCGCAGAAAAGCCATGATGCTGCACCTGTACCTCTCCCTGGTCAGCGTGACGCTGGGTGCCTTGCTGGGCTGGCGCATTGGCCTGGTCTACCTGGGCACGGGACTGTTGTTGTGGGGGTATTCGGCGCAGTTGAAGAAGCGCCCGCTGGTGGGCAATATAACCGTGGCCTTGCTAGCGGGCGCCATGGTGCTGGTGGTGCCCTTGCAGGCGGGCCAGCCGTCCCTGGCTGCGTGGGCGTACGGCGTGTTTGCCTTTTTGGTGACGTTGATTAGGGAAATCATCAAAGACATGGAAGACGTGCAGGGCGATGCCTCTTTCAGGTGTGAGACGCTGCCTATCCTGCTGGGACTACCCAAGACCAAGTGGGTGCTGTACTTTCTGCTGGTGTGTTTCTGGGTCTTTACCGCGGCCGTGATGGTGCATGAGTGGGAATCCAGACTGCTGGTGGTTTATCTGTTCATTGGCGTGGTATTGCCGTCTCTGGTGCTTCTGCGCCAACTCTTCTACGCTGACCGGAAGCGCGACTTTGCGCAGTTAAGCTGGCTCTGCAAGGGCATCATGGTAACGGGCATCTTGTCTATGCTAGTGTGGCACTAGCGTTTTTGGCCTGGTTTCCTGAAAAGAGGCCAAAAACGGCTGTAAACTGTGTATCTTTACATATGGCGCTTTCTTCTGCAAAGTTCTGGGCGAGTCTATTCTGGGTTTGGCTGCTGGCGTTGGGAGCCCAGGCCCAAACCTCCACGCTGCCCATCGGCTCTTGGCAGCTGCATGTGCCCAACAACCGCGCCAAGGCCCTCACAGAAACGCCCAATTCCGTTTATGTAGCCACCGAAGACGGTTTCTTCCGGCTGGCCAAGGAAGACAACCACCTGCAAATCTTAACCCGCACCGATGGCTTCAGTGATGTGAATCTGAGCAGCGTGCGGTATGACTCGGCGGCGGCTACGCTGGTGGTGGCCTATGAGAACACCAACCTGGACCTGGTGCAGGACGGCAAAATCAAGAACCTCACAGACCTGCTGCGCAAGCAACTACCTGGCATAAAAACCATCTACCATCTATACACGCACCAGAAGAAAGCCTACCTCTCCACGTCGTTCGGGTTGGTGGTGATTGACCTGGTGAAGCTGGAAGTGAAAGACACCTATGCCAACCTGGGTCCGCAGGGCGAAGGTGTTCAGGTCTACAGTTCCACCATCCTTCAAGACAGCTTGTTTATTGCCTCTTCCTCTGGGGTCATGGTCGCGGCTTTGCAAAATGCTAACCTGCTGGACTACAGAAACTGGCGGCGGTTTGGCCCCGCGCAAGGCTTGCCTGCCCAAGGTACAAGTAACGCCAGAACCTTAGCGGCTTTTCAGGGGAAGGTGTACGTGGGCATGAATGGCAGCGGGCTCTATCAATACCAGAACAATGCCTGGCAGAAGGCCCCTTTCTCTACACCAGACAACCAGTTTGCCTCTCTAGAAACCAACGGCGTGAAGCTGGTGCTGGCCAGCGGTATCGCCGTTCTGGAAGTCAATGCTAATAATGAGGCCATTATCTATACAAATTCTTCCCTTGCCTCGGTGCGCATGGCTATTCCGGCCAAAGATGGGGGCATTTGGGTAGCGGATTATGTGAACGGGTTGGTGCAGCTTAAGAATAACACGGTACAAGTGTTTGCGCCCAACGGCCCCGCGTTTGTAGATGTGTTCAGCTTGTACGCAGATAAGGACACGCTCACGGTGCTGGGCGGGGGCTTTAATCAATCCTATTTACAGGCCGGTTCCAACGCAGGATTCTACCAGTACCAGAACGGCCAGTGGACCAGCTACAACCGGTTCAGCGGCGGCGCTTTCCCTGGCCATGTGCGGGATTTGGTGGCTGCCGTGCGTAACCCGGTGACCGGCAAGTTCTATCTGGCCAGCTACGGCGGCGGCCTGCTGGAATGGGACGGCTTGAACAAAGTGACTCTTTACAATGAAACCAACAGCCCACTGCGCAGCGCCATTCCCGGTAACCAGGATTTCGTGCGCATAACCAGTCTGGCGGTAGATTCAGAGGGCCACGTGTGGGTGGTGAACAGAAACCAACAGGCCAACGCGCCCGGCTTGTTTGAGCTGCTGCCAGACGGCACCTGGAAATCCCATCCCTTCAATTTCCCTTTCAGCAACGCCTTAGATAAGATCCTGATTGACAACGAAGGCTACAAATGGCTCACCGTGAGCACCAACGCCCCCGGCGCCGGCCTGGTGGTGTACAATGACCTTGACAAAACCTACCGGTACATTGGTGGCCCCGGCGAAGGCGGCCTGCCCGGAGCGCAGGTGTACAGCATGGCCCTGGACAACAAAGGCGAAATCTGGGTGGGTACCGGAGCGGGCGTAGCCGTGTTTAGCAGTGGGGCAGAGGTGTTTTCTTCTGGCGGTTCTGCGGCTTATCTTCCCATTTATGAACGCCGGCCCTTGCTGCAAGGCCAGGTGGTGCGCAGCATTGCCGTAGACGGGGCCAACCGCAAATGGATGGGCACTGACAACGGCGTATGGCTCTTCAGTGAGACCGGCGAGGAGCTGGTTGCCAACTTTACCACCAAGAACAGCCCGCTGCCTTCAGACAAGATCAGAGACATTGCCATCAACCATGGCACCGGCGAGGTGTTCATAGGGACGGAGGCCGGCGTGGCCGCCTACAGAGGCACTGCCACCAAGACCGAGACCATTAACAAAGACTGTCTGCAGGTGTTTCCTAATCCGGTGAGGGCGGGCTATACGGGCTCCATTGGCATCTCAGGGCTGCCCAACAACGGCTGGGTAAAGATCACAGACACAAGCGGCAAACTGGTCTTTGAAGGGCGCTCCAACGGCGGAACCTTCGTCTGGAACGGCCGCGACTACAACGGCAGCAAGGCCAAGCCCGGGGTCTACCTGGTACTGGCGGGCTCTGAAGACGGCAGTGAGACCTGTTCTGCCAAAATTGCCGTACAATAACCATTGTCAGAGCCAGCTGAAGAAGGGGACTAACAGATGCTCTCGTTTTTGGCTTGTTTCCTGGAAAATAGCCTAAAAACGGTTTAACGCAGAAAACAGAAACCTGACAACCAACCCAAACGCAGTTTAGATTCTATACCGCCTACCACATGTTGATAAAGACCCGGGGCATTGTTTTAAACTTCATCAAGTTCAAGGAATCCTCCATCATTGTGCGCATTTACACAGAGGAACTGGGCCTGCAAAGCTACATAGTGAACAGTGTGCGCAAGAAAGGGAGCGCCTCCCGCATTGCCTTGTTTCAACCGTTCACGCTGCTGGACATGGTGGTGTACCCTTCGAC
The nucleotide sequence above comes from Nibribacter ruber. Encoded proteins:
- the iscX gene encoding Fe-S cluster assembly protein IscX, with protein sequence MNTSYEPPINWADHEDIAMALYEKFGDEFGESKIYRIRFTDLLEWILTLPNFEGTREQANEGHLEQIQAAWVYEWRDNQ
- a CDS encoding geranylgeranylglycerol-phosphate geranylgeranyltransferase; this translates as MKNLLSLIRFPNLMIMLLTQVLVRLCLVFPERSLAKSFTWPFGVLLLATFCIGAAGYIINDYYDLKIDRINKPERIVVGKGLTRRKAMMLHLYLSLVSVTLGALLGWRIGLVYLGTGLLLWGYSAQLKKRPLVGNITVALLAGAMVLVVPLQAGQPSLAAWAYGVFAFLVTLIREIIKDMEDVQGDASFRCETLPILLGLPKTKWVLYFLLVCFWVFTAAVMVHEWESRLLVVYLFIGVVLPSLVLLRQLFYADRKRDFAQLSWLCKGIMVTGILSMLVWH
- a CDS encoding CcmD family protein; this encodes MKMYKWILVLLLSWVATSTAPALAQSQSETTTAAASSSQVEMADVMRQDGKIYIVVAVLVTVLIGLLIYLISIDKKVARLEREIRQ
- the ccsA gene encoding cytochrome c biogenesis protein CcsA — protein: MVNTLIGDVGHISVIVAFVAALVSSFSFFFASRANSLESDQAAWRKMARGAFFVHALAVVGIIFALFNIIHEHRYEYHYAWSHSSNHLPVHFMISCFWEGQEGSFLLWIFWHAVLGLILIKYAKKWESPVMAVFSFVQLFLTSMILGVVIGDFKLGSSPFILMRDFMTDAPVFQMDPNFIPKDGTGLNPLLQNYWMVIHPPVLFLGFAATLVPFAFAIAGLWKKDFSSWTRPALPWALFAAGILGLGIMMGAYWAYETLNFGGYWNWDPVENAVYIPWLVLVGAIHTLLAYRKSKTALRATFILFITSFVLILYATFLTRSGILGNASVHSFTDLGMSGQLFTYLAAFLVLSIALLVYRWKYIPTTEKEVATYNGEFWVFIGAAVLCLGAFQVLVTTSIPVYNSFMGFIGVKTNMALPADQIAHYTKFQLWMGVGIALLSGTGQLLWWRKQNNGESISDVFTLPFIFTGLFTALLLLLSKTGNMGLADKINNPVYIVVLISGLFAFFSNLRVLFTLLQSKVAIAGGAVAHIGVALMLLGILFSSGYSNIISKNMSGLVYAREFGDDINRDNVLLWRNDATDMGPYKVTYKGQYLEVENLPEYVNKQMLFRLADEYKAVARGPLKDGDEVIYNAGDTINLTSPENTYYQVEYKHRESGDTFTLYPRAQVNKEMGLLASPDVKMMGTKDLYTHVSTIPDPNEAKEWGEMKEYEVKIGDTLFINDYVAVLKGIEAAKDTLMLQLKPGDVAVQADMQILGERRTYHAHPIYAIKDRMVGRVPEEIEDLGMRIMLLEINPDKGRFIIGINTTQKDYIILKAMEKPFISILWIGTIIMTIGFTMAIVRHYNDGKTKGGKAVSNKKTTVREKQIA
- a CDS encoding 2Fe-2S iron-sulfur cluster-binding protein, translated to MKVVNIIYKFEDGTPDETHLGAEGESVLDVALNNGVQLQHNCGGVCGCSTCHVYIESGMDDLPEITDKEEDFIDRAVNPRINSRLACQCVVQGGQDLVVTIPKQDFLGH
- a CDS encoding cold-shock protein, which gives rise to MKTGTVKFFNESKGYGFITEEGTNEDFFVHVTGLNGIQIQQHDKVEFDTKEGKKGINAVNVKKL
- a CDS encoding cytochrome c maturation protein CcmE domain-containing protein produces the protein MKKIHIIGILIIAAAITIIMSTASDASVYVPFSEAQARAQDGDDTKVHVVGRLKKDPQGHIVGMKYDPMIDPNYFSFVLVDTNRVEQTVVYYNPKPQDFDRSEQVVITGNMQGQMFVADKILLKCPSKYTENEVKAEDGKTASL
- the porZ gene encoding type IX secretion system anionic LPS delivery protein PorZ; its protein translation is MALSSAKFWASLFWVWLLALGAQAQTSTLPIGSWQLHVPNNRAKALTETPNSVYVATEDGFFRLAKEDNHLQILTRTDGFSDVNLSSVRYDSAAATLVVAYENTNLDLVQDGKIKNLTDLLRKQLPGIKTIYHLYTHQKKAYLSTSFGLVVIDLVKLEVKDTYANLGPQGEGVQVYSSTILQDSLFIASSSGVMVAALQNANLLDYRNWRRFGPAQGLPAQGTSNARTLAAFQGKVYVGMNGSGLYQYQNNAWQKAPFSTPDNQFASLETNGVKLVLASGIAVLEVNANNEAIIYTNSSLASVRMAIPAKDGGIWVADYVNGLVQLKNNTVQVFAPNGPAFVDVFSLYADKDTLTVLGGGFNQSYLQAGSNAGFYQYQNGQWTSYNRFSGGAFPGHVRDLVAAVRNPVTGKFYLASYGGGLLEWDGLNKVTLYNETNSPLRSAIPGNQDFVRITSLAVDSEGHVWVVNRNQQANAPGLFELLPDGTWKSHPFNFPFSNALDKILIDNEGYKWLTVSTNAPGAGLVVYNDLDKTYRYIGGPGEGGLPGAQVYSMALDNKGEIWVGTGAGVAVFSSGAEVFSSGGSAAYLPIYERRPLLQGQVVRSIAVDGANRKWMGTDNGVWLFSETGEELVANFTTKNSPLPSDKIRDIAINHGTGEVFIGTEAGVAAYRGTATKTETINKDCLQVFPNPVRAGYTGSIGISGLPNNGWVKITDTSGKLVFEGRSNGGTFVWNGRDYNGSKAKPGVYLVLAGSEDGSETCSAKIAVQ
- the ccsA gene encoding cytochrome c biogenesis protein CcsA, which gives rise to MKLTWWKWLTVALLLYTVIGGLLSDVPRLAILNETIRNLFFHVPMWFGMILILLISVVYSIKYLRTPSLRNDVLAVESAKVGILFGVLGIVTGMEWARFTWGEFWSNDPKQNASAIGLLIYFAYLILRGSFQDHQQRARIGAVYNIFAFAALIPLLFILPRLTDSLHPGNGGNPGFNSYDLDSRLRAVFYPAVLGWALLGIWVVNVKARFELLKQQVYENV
- a CDS encoding KdsC family phosphatase; translated protein: MQALPDFRNISTFIFDVDGVLTDGTLMCFSTGEQARSFNIKDGYAIKHALKKGYRVAIISGRNEPGVRKRLEQLDIKDIYLGVENKLDTCQNYLYFHGIEPDTVVFMGDDMPDLEVMEYCGISACPADAAIDICDISQYVAAAEGGKGAARELIEMVMKLQKRW
- a CDS encoding Rossmann-like and DUF2520 domain-containing protein — encoded protein: MLPETQRQEVSIASPRVALIGAGNVATHLAQGLKAAGVDLAWMYSRTQAHAQELAQNVGVQAISHPDFTQAPPADVYVLAIPDQALAQLAQLAKFPEQTLVVHTSGAQPLQVLNALAGVRKGVFYPVQTFSKEKAVNWKSIPICVEAELAEDEQLLKRLGCLLSDQVEVLRGEDRKQLHLAAVFACNFTNHLWGIAQELLQKAQLPAHLLEPLMQETLEKARQFPPFTVQTGPAQRGDDNTIQAHLQLLQDAPQYQELYRVLTHSIQTTASDFGLFSGKQAKND